Proteins encoded together in one Terriglobus saanensis SP1PR4 window:
- a CDS encoding nuclear transport factor 2 family protein gives MMAFSGRTSIKWLKTNVYRHSVAFARFSSFCVLMALLPTTPLRASSTSDLSSEEKAVLNPLQSIMDGLAQGNHELIRAQLFPGGMATLIRGGKPLQLSWDAFVDRLPKAGTTKYEEVLSHPVIYIDHDIAAIWVPYTFTVDGKIHHCGTDIATLFKQDGHWLITGIADNSRADCSDK, from the coding sequence ATGATGGCTTTCTCTGGACGTACCTCGATTAAATGGCTAAAAACGAATGTTTACAGGCATTCGGTGGCATTTGCGCGCTTTTCCTCTTTCTGTGTGCTGATGGCGCTTCTCCCCACGACACCACTTCGTGCTTCATCGACAAGCGATCTTAGCTCCGAGGAAAAGGCTGTTCTCAATCCCTTGCAATCCATCATGGACGGCCTTGCTCAAGGCAACCACGAACTCATACGGGCACAGCTATTCCCCGGAGGCATGGCAACACTCATACGCGGCGGGAAACCTCTGCAGCTTTCATGGGATGCTTTTGTAGACCGCCTGCCCAAGGCCGGTACAACGAAATATGAAGAAGTTCTTTCTCATCCGGTGATTTACATCGATCATGATATCGCCGCGATCTGGGTGCCCTACACCTTTACTGTTGACGGCAAGATACATCATTGTGGAACCGACATTGCCACGCTATTTAAGCAGGATGGTCATTGGCTGATCACCGGGATTGCAGACAATAGCAGAGCGGATTGTTCGGATAAGTAA
- a CDS encoding EAL domain-containing protein — protein sequence MIVLQRPELKRPFSFAFQPVIDVVDRKVVSYEALVRGLSGESAHEMLTRNSIEELAEFDRECRVVAIQTAAKLGLTSHLNLNFLPTTIYSSSEVILSTVQAAEKNEIPLDSIVLEISEVELIGDQTGFALLINEYKSLGMNISIDDFGKGYSGLSLLADFQPDQIKLDMNLVRRIEARGARQAIVRALAVACGDLGVDIVVEGVETIDEYMWFRDEGFRWFQGYLFARPAFEQFPDVYYPEFEV from the coding sequence ATGATCGTGCTCCAGAGACCAGAATTGAAGCGGCCCTTCAGCTTTGCCTTTCAACCCGTGATCGACGTGGTGGACCGCAAAGTTGTCTCCTATGAGGCGTTGGTGCGTGGACTGAGTGGGGAATCTGCGCACGAGATGCTGACCCGCAACTCAATCGAAGAGCTTGCGGAGTTCGATCGAGAGTGCAGGGTCGTCGCCATCCAGACGGCGGCGAAGCTGGGACTGACGAGTCACCTGAATCTGAACTTTCTGCCGACCACGATCTACTCGTCCTCGGAGGTAATTTTGAGTACGGTGCAGGCGGCGGAGAAGAATGAGATTCCCCTGGACAGCATTGTGCTGGAGATCAGCGAGGTGGAGTTGATCGGTGACCAGACGGGATTTGCTTTGCTGATCAATGAATATAAAAGCCTGGGCATGAATATTTCGATCGACGACTTTGGTAAGGGGTACTCCGGTTTGAGCCTGCTGGCGGATTTTCAGCCGGACCAGATCAAGCTGGATATGAACCTTGTGCGGAGGATCGAGGCGCGCGGCGCAAGGCAGGCGATTGTGCGCGCGCTGGCGGTGGCTTGCGGCGACCTCGGTGTAGACATCGTGGTGGAGGGTGTGGAGACCATCGACGAGTATATGTGGTTTCGCGATGAGGGTTTCCGATGGTTCCAGGGGTATCTGTTTGCGCGGCCCGCGTTTGAACAGTTTCCCGACGTGTACTATCCGGAGTTTGAGGTTTAG
- a CDS encoding BLUF domain-containing protein, protein MSALMHCIYASVATVPLNTAELVDILLVARANNKHRGITGILLYTEGSFFQILEGAPEDVAATYAKTAEDHLFTRVTDIISEPIAKRAFSDWTMGFSDLTHAEQAAIGGLNDFFQEGTCCTGLRAGRSQKLLRAFAAGRWRTKLRHNLKKIPG, encoded by the coding sequence ATGTCGGCGCTGATGCATTGTATTTATGCCAGTGTGGCTACGGTCCCACTGAATACTGCAGAATTGGTGGACATTCTGCTGGTGGCCCGGGCGAACAATAAGCACCGCGGCATCACGGGGATTCTGCTCTACACCGAAGGAAGCTTCTTCCAGATCCTGGAGGGGGCCCCGGAGGATGTGGCTGCGACGTATGCGAAGACAGCGGAAGACCACCTCTTTACCCGTGTCACCGATATCATCTCCGAACCGATTGCAAAGCGCGCGTTCAGCGATTGGACGATGGGATTTTCCGACCTGACGCATGCAGAACAGGCAGCAATTGGCGGGCTGAATGACTTCTTTCAGGAAGGCACGTGCTGCACAGGACTGCGAGCGGGGAGAAGTCAGAAACTATTGCGGGCGTTCGCAGCGGGTCGATGGAGGACGAAGCTGCGCCACAACCTGAAGAAGATCCCGGGATGA
- the glmS gene encoding glutamine--fructose-6-phosphate transaminase (isomerizing), whose amino-acid sequence MCGIVGYIGSKSVVPVIIEGLRRLEYRGYDSAGIAVAGDPANPTKLELRRAPGKLANLEAVLAERPVHGTYGIGHTRWATHGRPTEENAHPHRDGTGTLVVVHNGIVENYLALKQELIARGHSFASQTDTEIIAHLIEDEINQHAAASEKTESANESEAVITTPATGLPLEEAVRRAVHRLSGAFAIGVLSANEPDKLVAARSGPPAVIGFGDGEYFLASDVPGILHHTRDIVFLQDGDIAVLTTQGVRFLDFENNPIERKPQRITWDPIQAEKNGYKHFMLKEINEQPRAIRDTTLGRVSLDTGEIFLPDLQLSKEQINATTNLTIAACGTSWHAGLAGKYMIERLARLPVDVDYASEYRYRDPIPSALGLLITQSGETADTIAAQAQMIAAGTPTLAICNVVGSAITRKAQGVITTNAGPEIGVASTKAFTAQLTALFTLAMYLGQQRGHLTPAMSLHYATELAKVPAKAEEILRTVDDQCVQLAKLFSAANDFLFLGRGIHFPIALEGALKLKEISYIHAEGYPAGEMKHGPNALIDENLPVVCIATQDPADPTSVLRYEKTLSNIQEVTARSGRVIAIATEGDNQITGLVEHTIHIPAAPDLLLPILETIPLQLLAYHISVRRGCDVDQPRNLAKSVTVE is encoded by the coding sequence ATGTGTGGCATCGTTGGTTATATCGGCTCAAAGTCCGTCGTCCCCGTCATCATTGAAGGCCTACGCCGTCTCGAATACCGCGGGTACGACTCCGCCGGGATCGCAGTCGCAGGCGACCCCGCCAACCCCACGAAGCTTGAACTTCGCCGCGCCCCGGGCAAGCTCGCCAACCTGGAAGCCGTGCTCGCCGAGCGCCCCGTCCACGGCACCTACGGCATCGGCCACACGCGTTGGGCCACGCATGGCCGCCCGACGGAGGAGAACGCCCATCCCCACCGCGACGGCACCGGTACCCTCGTCGTCGTGCATAACGGCATCGTAGAAAATTACCTCGCCCTCAAGCAGGAGCTCATCGCACGCGGACACAGCTTCGCCTCGCAGACCGACACCGAGATCATCGCCCACCTCATCGAAGACGAGATCAACCAACACGCCGCCGCCAGCGAAAAGACCGAAAGCGCAAACGAATCCGAGGCCGTCATCACAACACCCGCGACGGGCCTGCCCCTCGAAGAAGCAGTCCGCAGAGCCGTCCACCGCCTCTCCGGAGCCTTCGCCATCGGCGTCCTCTCCGCCAACGAGCCGGACAAGCTCGTCGCCGCGCGCTCCGGCCCGCCCGCCGTCATCGGCTTCGGCGACGGAGAATACTTCCTCGCCTCCGACGTCCCCGGCATCCTCCACCACACACGCGACATCGTCTTCCTCCAGGACGGAGACATCGCTGTCCTCACCACACAGGGCGTCCGCTTCCTCGACTTCGAAAACAACCCCATCGAACGCAAGCCGCAGCGCATCACCTGGGACCCCATCCAGGCCGAAAAGAACGGCTACAAGCACTTCATGCTCAAGGAGATCAACGAGCAGCCCCGCGCCATCCGCGACACCACCCTCGGTCGCGTCTCGCTCGATACCGGAGAGATCTTCCTCCCCGACCTCCAGCTCAGCAAGGAACAGATCAACGCCACCACCAACCTCACCATCGCCGCCTGCGGTACCTCCTGGCATGCCGGTCTCGCAGGCAAGTATATGATCGAACGCCTCGCCCGCCTTCCCGTGGACGTCGACTACGCCTCTGAGTATCGCTACCGCGACCCCATCCCCTCCGCCCTCGGCCTCCTCATCACCCAGTCCGGCGAGACGGCGGACACCATCGCCGCGCAGGCACAGATGATCGCCGCCGGAACGCCCACGCTCGCCATCTGCAACGTCGTCGGCTCGGCCATCACGCGCAAAGCCCAGGGAGTCATCACCACCAACGCCGGTCCGGAGATCGGCGTCGCCTCCACCAAGGCCTTCACCGCGCAGCTCACCGCCCTCTTCACCCTGGCCATGTACTTAGGACAACAACGCGGCCACCTCACGCCTGCAATGTCGCTCCACTACGCCACCGAGCTCGCCAAGGTCCCCGCCAAGGCCGAAGAGATCCTCCGCACCGTCGACGACCAGTGCGTTCAGCTCGCCAAACTCTTCAGCGCAGCCAACGACTTCCTCTTCCTCGGTCGGGGCATCCACTTCCCCATCGCGCTCGAAGGCGCACTCAAGCTGAAAGAGATCTCCTACATCCACGCCGAAGGCTACCCTGCAGGCGAGATGAAACACGGCCCCAACGCCCTCATCGACGAAAACCTTCCCGTCGTCTGCATCGCCACCCAGGACCCGGCCGACCCCACCAGCGTCCTCCGCTACGAAAAGACCCTCAGCAACATCCAGGAAGTAACCGCCCGCTCCGGCCGCGTCATCGCCATCGCCACCGAAGGCGACAACCAGATCACAGGCCTCGTAGAACACACGATCCACATCCCCGCCGCGCCTGACCTCTTACTCCCGATCCTGGAAACGATTCCGCTGCAACTGCTGGCCTACCATATCTCGGTAAGGCGAGGGTGTGATGTGGATCAGCCGAGGAATCTGGCAAAGAGCGTGACGGTAGAGTAG
- a CDS encoding DNA adenine methylase yields the protein MTDVQPFLRWAGGKRQLVPALLSQLPADITKRRYIEPFLGAGSLFFAVKPKRAILGDANKALIATYRAIRDDAPCVRHHLSRLVNSHSAASYYVVRDAYNKGTFSPEQAARFLYLNKACFNGIFRVNLKGEFNVPKGSKDKLVIPEEAAFSSLASVLRKATFRPWPYQTTLKWAKAEDFVYLDPPYPALNGTAYFTHYTADRFDDKAQETLAAEVWNLHNRGIPFLMSNADVKVVRGLYSAFTITPVDVRRFISCKTDRVQVSELLIKNY from the coding sequence ATGACCGACGTCCAGCCATTCCTGCGGTGGGCGGGAGGAAAGAGGCAGCTTGTGCCCGCTTTGCTTTCGCAACTTCCCGCAGATATTACGAAAAGACGATATATCGAGCCGTTCTTAGGAGCAGGCTCACTTTTCTTCGCTGTCAAACCCAAAAGAGCCATTTTAGGAGATGCAAATAAGGCTCTTATCGCAACCTATCGCGCGATCCGAGACGATGCTCCATGCGTGCGCCATCATCTTTCGCGACTGGTCAATAGCCACAGTGCGGCCTCCTATTACGTCGTGAGAGACGCGTACAACAAGGGCACTTTTTCGCCTGAGCAAGCAGCAAGATTTCTCTACTTGAATAAAGCCTGTTTCAACGGAATATTTAGGGTTAATCTGAAGGGCGAGTTCAACGTTCCCAAGGGCAGCAAAGACAAACTTGTGATTCCTGAAGAAGCAGCATTTTCTTCACTCGCGAGCGTTCTCCGCAAAGCGACTTTTCGCCCTTGGCCTTATCAAACAACATTAAAGTGGGCCAAGGCCGAAGATTTTGTCTACCTGGATCCACCATACCCGGCTCTAAACGGAACCGCATATTTCACTCACTACACTGCAGATCGATTCGACGATAAAGCACAGGAGACACTTGCGGCAGAGGTGTGGAACTTGCATAATCGGGGCATTCCCTTCTTAATGTCCAACGCCGATGTTAAAGTTGTTCGCGGTCTATATTCCGCATTCACGATTACTCCTGTCGACGTGCGGCGTTTTATCAGTTGCAAGACAGATAGGGTTCAAGTGTCCGAACTCTTGATCAAGAACTATTGA
- a CDS encoding DGQHR domain-containing protein, with protein MSSIEFPCLEIAQPIGVFYIGVMAQSDLIEISKSDVIHIDKDERDIETVSGLERPISRLRVKELQEYVKNIDAAFPTGVIIAVSAMDVEFDRNQKVMKLRRGDDVATIIDGQHRIEGLKGLPPTFRFDMNVTIFVDMDPEDQAAIFSTINLKQVPVSKSITYELFEYARSRSPQKTCHQIARRLNQSSGSPFKDKIMILGVAHDKDKETLTQAAFIKPLEKLIVPEKQAMADRDALKRGRHIPKPTEVEVRTKRLVFRSWFLDDQDSKIAQTIVNYFAAVEAVWPKAWGVKTPGLVLNRTTGYNALMRVLPLLLFKLGIDEVHSIEDFASFLSLVTLTDDDFNPNIFKPGSSGEAILYQRLLSNMKIDESQPWKGLTVKSI; from the coding sequence ATGTCTAGCATAGAGTTTCCTTGCCTAGAAATCGCTCAGCCCATTGGTGTTTTCTACATCGGTGTTATGGCTCAGTCGGACCTTATCGAAATTTCTAAATCAGATGTCATCCATATTGACAAGGATGAACGTGATATCGAAACCGTCTCGGGTCTTGAGCGTCCTATTAGCCGCCTTCGCGTGAAGGAACTCCAAGAGTATGTTAAAAACATCGATGCGGCCTTTCCAACAGGGGTCATCATCGCGGTGTCCGCAATGGATGTTGAGTTCGATCGAAATCAAAAGGTTATGAAGCTTCGGCGCGGTGACGATGTTGCAACGATTATCGATGGTCAACATCGGATTGAAGGGTTAAAGGGCTTGCCTCCAACGTTCCGCTTTGACATGAACGTTACGATTTTTGTCGATATGGATCCAGAAGATCAAGCTGCGATTTTCTCTACGATCAATTTGAAGCAGGTACCGGTTTCTAAATCAATCACCTATGAGCTTTTCGAGTATGCAAGAAGTCGCAGTCCACAAAAGACGTGTCACCAAATTGCTAGACGTTTAAACCAATCGAGCGGTTCTCCGTTCAAAGATAAGATCATGATCCTCGGCGTCGCTCATGACAAAGATAAAGAGACGCTCACCCAAGCTGCATTTATTAAGCCACTTGAAAAGCTCATCGTTCCGGAAAAGCAGGCGATGGCAGATCGCGACGCGTTAAAGCGTGGCAGACACATTCCTAAGCCGACTGAAGTAGAAGTTCGCACGAAGCGCTTGGTTTTCCGTAGTTGGTTCTTGGACGATCAAGACTCAAAAATTGCTCAAACCATTGTCAATTACTTTGCGGCGGTCGAAGCTGTATGGCCGAAGGCTTGGGGAGTAAAAACGCCGGGTCTAGTGCTAAACAGGACTACCGGCTACAACGCGCTTATGCGAGTCCTACCGCTCTTGCTTTTCAAGCTCGGAATTGATGAAGTTCACTCCATCGAAGACTTTGCCAGTTTTCTTTCGTTGGTTACCTTGACTGATGATGACTTCAACCCAAACATCTTCAAACCAGGCAGCAGCGGCGAAGCCATTTTGTATCAAAGGCTTCTTTCTAATATGAAGATTGACGAGAGCCAACCGTGGAAAGGATTAACCGTCAAGTCCATTTAG
- the def gene encoding peptide deformylase, whose product MLLNICTAGDPVLRKQARALSQEEILSPAIQELVKNMRETMWRAPGVGLAAPQIGESLQLAVLEGRPQFHKKMNEAEVKEWQSTPYDYLAIFNPKIELLPAHVSAYEGCLSIPGFMASVPRSQSVRVTCLNEKAEPQVIEAEGWFARILQHEIDHLNGVLYIDRMESGTFTTIEHYKQYVAPPVTPS is encoded by the coding sequence ATGCTTTTAAATATCTGTACCGCCGGGGATCCTGTCTTACGAAAGCAAGCACGCGCTCTGTCTCAGGAAGAGATTCTGAGTCCAGCGATCCAGGAGCTTGTGAAGAACATGCGGGAGACGATGTGGCGTGCTCCTGGAGTGGGTCTGGCGGCGCCGCAGATCGGGGAATCGCTGCAACTCGCAGTCCTCGAAGGCAGGCCGCAGTTTCATAAGAAGATGAATGAGGCCGAGGTCAAGGAGTGGCAGAGCACGCCCTACGATTACCTCGCGATTTTCAATCCGAAGATCGAGCTTCTTCCTGCGCACGTTTCGGCTTATGAAGGCTGCCTGAGCATTCCGGGGTTCATGGCCAGCGTGCCGCGGTCGCAGTCTGTCCGCGTGACCTGCCTGAATGAAAAAGCCGAACCCCAGGTCATCGAGGCAGAGGGCTGGTTCGCCCGCATTCTGCAACATGAGATCGACCATCTGAACGGGGTGCTCTATATCGATCGCATGGAGAGTGGGACGTTTACGACGATTGAGCACTACAAGCAGTATGTTGCTCCGCCTGTGACGCCGTCGTAG
- a CDS encoding DUF3574 domain-containing protein — translation MMKVSFTRKVLSVVLLCSFAEVAALPIGAEPLQRARRSAAHEVWERTELYFGAGGPEGGSVSEEEFGHFIDDEVTPRFPDGLTELQGFGQWRDARGVIGKEHSIVLILLYKDRTIATDAKITLIREAYKTRFHHQSVLRVDSKAEVSF, via the coding sequence ATGATGAAGGTATCTTTTACGCGCAAGGTCCTGTCCGTTGTGCTTTTATGCTCCTTTGCCGAAGTAGCCGCTCTCCCCATTGGAGCGGAGCCACTTCAAAGGGCAAGGCGGTCTGCTGCTCATGAGGTATGGGAGCGGACGGAGCTTTACTTCGGTGCGGGCGGGCCTGAGGGTGGGTCCGTTTCGGAGGAGGAGTTCGGCCACTTTATCGACGACGAGGTGACGCCTCGATTTCCCGATGGGCTGACGGAGCTGCAGGGATTTGGGCAGTGGCGCGATGCCAGGGGCGTGATTGGAAAGGAGCACTCGATTGTCCTGATTCTCCTTTACAAAGACAGGACGATCGCCACCGACGCCAAGATCACGTTGATCCGCGAGGCGTACAAGACGAGGTTCCATCATCAATCCGTACTGCGGGTCGATAGCAAGGCGGAAGTCTCTTTTTGA
- a CDS encoding putative adhesin produces MARPSAGQVELGNYAYLIPSIGEPTSDYVVLAHGARVQGHTFFAPQGCTISYYAEQGSSYLMPAGPILEYRTRTQHRPTANHTVNFGFPAPDVVLGKILGRHWVDPLQAGGADHYSQLRREMVYSLHGNNAAWAPHVVVVRNRKWPHMNNEIWLSALVREIVKHKGPNVDIHLLSCLGLEQANRWRSGKQAYQDETSPEL; encoded by the coding sequence TTGGCGCGACCATCTGCAGGTCAGGTAGAACTAGGAAATTACGCATATCTCATTCCTAGTATTGGTGAGCCGACAAGCGACTATGTCGTGCTTGCACATGGTGCGAGAGTCCAAGGGCACACCTTTTTCGCCCCCCAAGGATGCACCATTAGTTACTATGCAGAACAGGGTTCTTCTTATCTGATGCCTGCTGGTCCGATCCTTGAGTATCGGACTCGAACTCAACATCGACCGACAGCAAACCACACCGTCAACTTTGGCTTTCCTGCTCCCGATGTCGTTTTAGGTAAAATCTTAGGCCGCCACTGGGTGGATCCCCTACAAGCGGGCGGCGCAGATCACTACTCCCAGTTGCGCCGTGAGATGGTCTATTCTTTGCATGGAAACAATGCAGCCTGGGCGCCTCATGTGGTGGTCGTGCGTAATCGGAAATGGCCGCATATGAATAATGAGATTTGGCTGAGTGCTTTGGTTAGGGAGATTGTCAAGCACAAGGGGCCAAACGTAGACATTCATCTTCTCAGTTGTTTAGGCCTGGAGCAGGCTAACAGATGGAGGTCTGGTAAACAGGCCTACCAGGACGAAACATCACCCGAATTGTAA
- a CDS encoding RNB domain-containing ribonuclease, whose translation MHRSVTEHPLCSIGIQSAMSGNHFDLNVAAAGEMQFQGFSLRHSADEQAQLATIVANDGVPQTDLDALLDLRNLLWSSIDNDTSRDLDQIEWAEETVDPVDPKDAAIRVLIGVADVSAAIAKDSPIDRFARDQTQTVYTGVRNFPMLPNALSTGLTSLNENEDRAALIIEYTVLKDGAMIHQKIYRAQVQNKAQLAYSSVGPFLSDNKIDARLSIKLAANPELQQQLRLQDEAAQNLRAARARNGSLDFRRSEAQPILADGVVKSIESIEHNRAMQLIEDLMIASNETVAESLHNAKRSSLRRIVRSPERWQRIVDLAALKGTQLPAEPDSLALNGFILEQQKADPDHYPDLALTIIKLMGAGEYVLSRGNDPTPPAHFALAAQDYSHSTAPNRRFPDLVTQRLVKAMLAHEPAPYGDDELAMIAEHTNDRERATNKVARSMFKRITAVAMQNRVGETFNGVITGANDKGVWVRVFTPPVEGKIVQGDKGLDVGDKVRVKLIHTDPQRAFIDFARV comes from the coding sequence ATGCATCGCAGCGTAACAGAACACCCTCTTTGTTCCATTGGCATCCAATCCGCCATGTCCGGAAATCATTTCGATCTCAACGTCGCCGCAGCAGGCGAGATGCAGTTTCAGGGTTTCAGCCTCCGCCACAGCGCAGACGAGCAGGCGCAGCTTGCCACCATCGTCGCCAACGACGGCGTCCCTCAAACCGATCTCGACGCCCTCCTCGATCTCCGCAATCTTCTCTGGTCCTCCATCGACAACGACACCTCCCGCGATCTCGACCAGATTGAATGGGCCGAAGAGACGGTTGACCCTGTCGACCCCAAAGACGCAGCCATCCGCGTTCTCATCGGCGTCGCGGATGTCTCCGCCGCCATCGCGAAGGATTCACCCATCGATCGCTTCGCCCGCGACCAAACCCAGACCGTCTACACCGGCGTGCGCAACTTCCCCATGCTTCCCAACGCGCTCTCTACCGGTCTCACTTCGCTGAACGAAAATGAAGATCGCGCCGCGCTCATCATCGAATACACCGTGCTGAAAGACGGCGCGATGATCCACCAGAAGATCTATCGCGCGCAGGTACAGAACAAGGCGCAGCTCGCCTACTCCAGCGTCGGTCCGTTTCTTTCAGACAACAAGATCGACGCGCGCCTCAGCATCAAACTTGCCGCGAACCCTGAGTTGCAGCAGCAGCTTCGCCTGCAGGACGAGGCGGCGCAAAACCTCCGCGCCGCCCGCGCACGCAACGGCTCGCTCGACTTCCGCCGCTCCGAGGCGCAGCCCATCCTCGCCGACGGTGTGGTGAAGTCCATTGAAAGCATCGAACACAACCGCGCCATGCAGCTCATCGAAGACCTCATGATCGCCTCGAACGAGACCGTCGCCGAGAGCCTGCACAACGCCAAACGCTCCAGCCTTCGCCGTATCGTGCGCTCGCCCGAACGCTGGCAGCGCATCGTCGATCTCGCCGCGCTCAAGGGCACGCAGCTTCCAGCCGAGCCGGACTCGCTCGCCCTCAACGGCTTTATTCTCGAACAGCAGAAGGCCGACCCCGACCACTATCCAGACCTCGCACTCACGATCATCAAGCTGATGGGAGCAGGCGAATATGTCCTCTCGCGCGGTAACGATCCGACTCCGCCCGCACACTTCGCGCTCGCCGCGCAGGATTACTCGCACTCGACCGCGCCCAATCGCCGCTTCCCTGATCTCGTTACGCAACGCCTCGTCAAAGCCATGCTTGCACACGAACCCGCGCCGTACGGCGACGACGAACTTGCCATGATCGCGGAACACACCAACGACCGCGAACGCGCTACCAACAAGGTTGCCCGCTCCATGTTCAAACGCATCACGGCAGTCGCCATGCAGAACCGCGTGGGAGAAACCTTCAACGGCGTGATCACCGGAGCCAACGATAAGGGAGTGTGGGTGCGCGTCTTCACACCGCCCGTAGAAGGCAAGATCGTTCAGGGAGACAAGGGCCTCGACGTCGGCGACAAGGTCCGCGTCAAACTCATTCACACCGACCCACAACGCGCCTTCATCGACTTCGCAAGGGTGTAA